The following proteins are co-located in the Mesorhizobium australicum WSM2073 genome:
- a CDS encoding ABC transporter substrate-binding protein: protein MRRQFLTSTTALVLLLGAGNAYAGMDEAKSFLDKEIGPLSTLSRADQEAEMQWFIDAAKPFAGMDIKVVSETIATHQYESQVLAPAFTAITGIKITHDVIQEGDVVEKIQTQMQTGQNLYDGWVNDSDLIGTHWRYQQVRNLTDWMAGEGKDVTNPNLDLKDFIGTSFTTAPDKKLYQLPDQQFANLYWFRYDWFNDEKNKADFKAKYGYDLGVPVNWSAYEDIAEFFTGREIDGKKVYGHMDYGKKDPSLGWRFTDAWLSMAGNGDKGLPNGLPVDEWGIKVDENSRPVGSCTARGGDTNGPAAVYSIQKYLDWLKAYAPAEAQGMTFSESGPVPAQGAVAQQIFWYTAFTASMVDAGAKAVLNDDGTPKWRMAPSPHGVYWKDGMKLGYQDVGSWTLMKSTPTDRAKAAWLYAQFVTSKTVDVKKSHVGLTFIRESTIHDKSFTERAPKLGGLIEFYRSPARVQWSPTGTNVPDYPKLAQLWWQAIGDASSGAKTAQEAMDSLCGEQEKVMSRIEKSGVQGDIGPKMAEEHDLAYWNADAVKKGNLAPQLKIENEKEKPVTINYDELVKSWQK, encoded by the coding sequence ATGCGACGGCAATTTTTAACGTCAACGACCGCCCTTGTCCTGTTGCTGGGGGCAGGCAATGCCTATGCCGGAATGGACGAAGCCAAGTCCTTCCTGGACAAGGAAATCGGCCCCCTGTCGACGCTTTCGCGCGCCGATCAGGAAGCCGAAATGCAATGGTTCATCGACGCCGCCAAGCCGTTCGCCGGCATGGACATCAAGGTCGTCTCTGAAACCATCGCCACCCACCAGTATGAATCGCAGGTGCTGGCGCCGGCCTTTACCGCCATCACCGGCATCAAGATCACACATGACGTTATCCAGGAAGGCGACGTCGTTGAGAAGATCCAGACGCAGATGCAGACCGGCCAGAACCTCTATGACGGCTGGGTCAACGATTCCGACCTGATCGGCACCCACTGGCGCTACCAGCAGGTGCGCAATCTGACCGACTGGATGGCGGGTGAGGGCAAGGACGTCACCAATCCGAACCTGGACCTGAAGGACTTCATCGGCACCTCGTTCACGACGGCTCCCGACAAGAAGCTCTACCAACTGCCCGATCAGCAGTTCGCCAACCTCTACTGGTTCCGTTACGACTGGTTCAACGACGAGAAGAACAAAGCCGACTTCAAGGCGAAATACGGCTACGACCTCGGCGTTCCGGTCAATTGGTCGGCGTATGAGGACATCGCCGAATTCTTCACCGGTCGCGAGATAGACGGCAAGAAGGTCTATGGCCACATGGACTACGGCAAGAAGGACCCGTCGCTGGGCTGGCGGTTCACCGACGCCTGGCTGTCGATGGCCGGCAATGGCGACAAGGGCCTGCCGAATGGCTTGCCGGTCGACGAGTGGGGCATCAAGGTCGACGAGAATTCACGCCCTGTCGGCTCCTGCACCGCCCGCGGCGGCGATACCAATGGTCCTGCGGCGGTCTATTCGATCCAGAAGTATCTCGACTGGTTGAAAGCCTACGCGCCTGCCGAAGCGCAAGGCATGACCTTCTCCGAATCCGGCCCGGTGCCGGCGCAAGGGGCGGTTGCCCAGCAGATCTTCTGGTACACCGCCTTCACCGCTTCGATGGTCGACGCCGGCGCCAAGGCGGTGCTGAACGACGATGGCACGCCGAAGTGGCGCATGGCGCCGTCGCCGCACGGCGTCTACTGGAAGGACGGCATGAAGCTCGGCTACCAGGACGTGGGTTCCTGGACGCTGATGAAGTCGACGCCGACCGATCGTGCCAAGGCCGCCTGGCTTTACGCGCAATTCGTCACCTCGAAGACCGTGGACGTGAAGAAGAGCCATGTCGGCCTGACCTTCATCCGCGAGAGTACTATCCACGACAAGAGCTTCACCGAACGTGCGCCGAAGCTCGGCGGCCTGATCGAGTTCTACCGCTCACCCGCCCGTGTGCAGTGGTCCCCGACCGGCACCAACGTGCCTGACTATCCGAAGCTGGCTCAGCTCTGGTGGCAGGCAATCGGCGATGCGTCGTCCGGAGCCAAGACGGCGCAGGAAGCGATGGACTCGCTCTGCGGCGAGCAGGAGAAGGTCATGAGCCGCATCGAGAAATCGGGTGTCCAGGGCGATATCGGTCCGAAGATGGCCGAAGAGCATGATCTCG
- a CDS encoding ABC transporter ATP-binding protein, with amino-acid sequence MARIDVNHVRHSYLPNPRKDADFALREVHHTFEDGGAYALLGPSGCGKTTLLNIISGLLHPSHGQLLFNGRDVTNLSTQERNIAQVFQFPVIYDTMTVYDNLAFPLRNRGVPEADVDRKVRETLEMIDLASWAKKKARGLTADQKQKISLGRGLVRSDVNAILFDEPLTVIDPHMKWVLRSQLKQLHRRFGYTMVYVTHDQTEALTFADQVVVMYDGGIVQIGTPAELFERPRHTFVGYFIGSPGMNVMPVAIDGKTATLGSQRIELPGAPKAAGGAVELGIRPEYVRLGRDGMAVSITKVEDVGRHKVVRAKLEGRDIAAVIGEDETVPAEPKVRFDPAGINIYADSWRVEMGA; translated from the coding sequence ATGGCGCGCATCGACGTCAACCATGTCAGGCATTCCTATCTACCGAACCCGCGCAAGGATGCCGATTTCGCGCTGCGCGAAGTGCATCACACTTTCGAGGATGGTGGTGCCTATGCGCTGCTCGGACCGTCCGGCTGCGGCAAGACCACGCTGCTCAACATCATATCGGGGCTGCTGCATCCCTCGCATGGCCAGTTGCTGTTCAACGGCAGGGACGTGACCAATCTGTCGACGCAGGAGCGCAATATCGCGCAGGTGTTCCAATTCCCGGTCATCTACGACACCATGACGGTCTATGACAATCTGGCGTTCCCGCTACGCAATCGCGGCGTACCGGAGGCAGATGTCGACCGCAAGGTGCGCGAGACGCTGGAGATGATCGACCTGGCGTCCTGGGCGAAGAAGAAGGCGAGGGGCCTGACCGCTGACCAGAAGCAGAAGATCTCGCTCGGCCGCGGCCTGGTGCGCTCGGACGTCAACGCCATCCTGTTCGACGAGCCGCTGACCGTCATCGACCCGCATATGAAGTGGGTGCTGCGCTCGCAATTGAAACAGCTTCATCGCCGCTTCGGCTACACGATGGTGTATGTCACCCACGACCAGACCGAGGCGCTGACCTTCGCCGACCAGGTCGTCGTCATGTATGATGGCGGCATCGTGCAGATCGGCACGCCGGCCGAACTGTTCGAGCGGCCGCGCCATACCTTTGTCGGTTATTTCATCGGTTCGCCGGGCATGAACGTCATGCCTGTGGCGATCGACGGCAAGACGGCGACGCTCGGCTCGCAGCGTATCGAACTGCCGGGCGCGCCCAAAGCCGCCGGCGGCGCCGTCGAACTCGGCATTCGCCCCGAATATGTGCGGCTCGGCCGGGACGGCATGGCCGTCTCGATCACCAAGGTCGAGGATGTCGGCCGCCACAAGGTGGTTCGCGCCAAGCTGGAAGGCAGGGACATCGCTGCCGTCATCGGTGAGGACGAGACCGTGCCAGCCGAACCGAAGGTGCGGTTCGATCCGGCCGGCATCAACATCTATGCCGATTCCTGGCGTGTCGAGATGGGGGCATAG
- a CDS encoding DUF2160 domain-containing protein translates to MNLDLSWMAWTWPTAAFFATILLLLCGMAAWEYASPGGNPRVGMLRFETTRGDRLFLSLLGSAFIHLAWLGLVGSNLWWALALSVVYAVGVFRYV, encoded by the coding sequence ATGAATCTCGACCTCTCCTGGATGGCGTGGACGTGGCCGACGGCCGCTTTCTTCGCCACCATTCTTCTGTTGCTGTGCGGCATGGCCGCTTGGGAATACGCCTCGCCAGGCGGCAATCCGCGCGTCGGCATGCTGCGCTTCGAGACGACACGCGGCGATCGCCTGTTTCTGTCGCTGCTTGGCAGTGCCTTTATTCATCTCGCTTGGCTGGGTCTCGTCGGATCCAACCTTTGGTGGGCTCTCGCTCTCTCCGTGGTCTACGCCGTCGGCGTGTTCCGCTACGTATAG
- a CDS encoding carbohydrate ABC transporter permease, giving the protein MNGTASESLAGTLSQSDLDRRMRRRGEESRWWWIVPTLYIIVLLLPIYWLINMSFKTNAEIVNSMTLYPHTPTIANYVTIFTQRAWYSGYINSITYVVMNMVISVSVALPAAYAFSRYRFLGDKHLFFWLLTNRMAPPAVFALPFFQLYSAFGLIDTHIAVALAHCLFNVPLAVWILEGFMSGVPKEIDETAYIDGYSFPRFFVRIFMPLIASGIGVACFFCFMFSWVELLIARTLTTTDAKPIAATMTRTVSAAGMDWGLLAAAGVLTLIPGALVIWFVRNYIAKGFALGRV; this is encoded by the coding sequence ATGAACGGGACCGCCTCGGAAAGTCTCGCCGGTACACTGTCGCAGAGCGATCTCGACAGGCGCATGCGCCGGCGCGGCGAGGAATCGCGCTGGTGGTGGATCGTGCCGACGCTCTACATCATCGTACTTCTGCTGCCGATTTACTGGCTCATCAATATGAGCTTCAAGACCAATGCCGAGATCGTCAACTCGATGACGCTCTACCCGCACACGCCGACGATCGCCAACTACGTCACCATCTTCACGCAGAGGGCTTGGTATTCCGGCTACATCAACTCGATCACCTATGTCGTCATGAACATGGTGATTTCGGTGTCGGTGGCGCTGCCTGCGGCTTACGCTTTCTCGCGCTATCGTTTCCTCGGCGATAAGCATCTGTTCTTCTGGCTGCTGACCAACCGCATGGCGCCGCCGGCCGTGTTCGCACTGCCGTTCTTCCAGCTCTATTCGGCCTTCGGCCTCATCGACACGCACATTGCGGTGGCGCTGGCGCACTGCCTGTTCAACGTGCCGCTGGCGGTGTGGATCCTCGAAGGCTTCATGTCGGGCGTGCCGAAGGAGATCGATGAAACCGCCTATATCGACGGCTATTCGTTCCCGCGTTTCTTTGTCAGGATATTCATGCCGCTGATCGCCAGCGGCATCGGCGTCGCCTGCTTCTTCTGCTTCATGTTCTCATGGGTGGAACTGTTGATCGCGCGCACGCTGACCACCACCGACGCCAAGCCGATCGCCGCCACCATGACGCGCACCGTATCGGCCGCCGGCATGGACTGGGGCCTCCTTGCCGCAGCTGGCGTGCTGACGCTGATCCCTGGCGCGCTCGTCATCTGGTTTGTCCGCAACTATATCGCCAAGGGCTTCGCCCTGGGGAGGGTATGA
- a CDS encoding carbohydrate ABC transporter permease yields the protein MDKTWNNKAWFLVLPVLVLVAFTAVIPLMTVVNYSVQDTFGNNVFTWAGTEWFEELLSSSRFWEAMVRNLIFSFIILAIEVPLGIFIALNMPKKGWGVPVCLVLMSLPLLIPWNVVGTIWQVFGRNDIGLLGYYLNALGIDYNYVQDPFDAWVTIIVMDVWHWTSLVVLLCYAGLVSIPDAFYQAAKIDGASRWAVFRYIQLPKMQRVLLIAVLLRFMDSFMIYTEPFVVTGGGPGNSTTFLSIDLVKTALGQFDLGPAAAMSLVYFLIILLLSWVFYTVMTNYDAER from the coding sequence ATGGACAAGACCTGGAACAACAAGGCCTGGTTCCTCGTGCTCCCGGTGCTGGTGCTGGTGGCCTTCACCGCCGTCATACCGCTGATGACGGTGGTCAACTATTCGGTGCAGGACACGTTCGGAAACAATGTCTTCACCTGGGCCGGCACCGAATGGTTCGAGGAACTGCTTTCATCCAGCCGCTTCTGGGAAGCGATGGTTCGCAACCTGATCTTTTCCTTTATCATCTTGGCGATCGAGGTGCCGCTCGGCATCTTCATCGCGCTCAACATGCCTAAGAAGGGCTGGGGCGTGCCGGTCTGCCTGGTGCTGATGTCGCTGCCACTGCTGATCCCGTGGAATGTCGTCGGCACCATCTGGCAGGTGTTCGGACGCAACGACATCGGGCTGTTGGGCTATTACCTCAACGCGCTCGGCATCGACTACAATTACGTGCAGGATCCGTTCGATGCCTGGGTGACGATCATCGTCATGGATGTCTGGCACTGGACAAGCCTTGTCGTGCTGCTCTGCTACGCCGGGCTGGTCTCTATCCCCGATGCCTTCTACCAGGCGGCAAAGATCGACGGGGCCTCGCGCTGGGCGGTATTCCGCTACATCCAGCTGCCGAAGATGCAGCGCGTGCTTTTGATCGCCGTGCTGCTGCGCTTCATGGACAGTTTCATGATCTACACCGAACCGTTCGTGGTCACCGGCGGCGGGCCGGGCAACTCGACGACCTTCCTGTCGATCGACCTCGTCAAGACGGCACTCGGCCAGTTCGACCTTGGCCCGGCGGCCGCCATGTCGCTGGTCTACTTCCTCATCATCCTGTTGTTGTCATGGGTGTTCTACACCGTGATGACCAATTACGACGCGGAGCGCTGA